A genomic region of Pseudomonas sp. KU43P contains the following coding sequences:
- a CDS encoding LysR family transcriptional regulator encodes MDKLLAMKMFAATVDAQGFSAAARKLGVATSSVTRLVDALESALGTTLLNRSTRQVSLTEAGARYYARARDIFEALDEADASVADRGEEPVGVLRLCLPVEFGRRVVAPHLGVFLARYPAMELDIDMSDRLDDLLDGRYDLSIRLGDPSPNDELVCRQLGRFQRWLVASPAYLARRHRLDHPEQLLEHACLRFRYGQKARPWRLRQGDQALELAVSGPLRSANADLLREAALADSGIALLADWLVRDDVAAGRLQRLFGDWQISPGAANDSINALYLPNHRGSRRVQAFIGFCEGLLKP; translated from the coding sequence ATGGACAAGCTGCTGGCGATGAAGATGTTCGCGGCGACCGTCGATGCTCAGGGTTTTTCGGCGGCGGCGCGCAAGCTGGGCGTGGCCACCTCGTCGGTGACGCGCCTGGTGGATGCGTTGGAGTCGGCGCTGGGCACTACTCTGCTGAACCGTTCGACGCGCCAGGTCAGCCTGACCGAAGCCGGGGCCCGTTACTATGCCCGGGCCCGGGATATCTTCGAAGCGTTGGACGAGGCCGATGCCTCGGTCGCCGATCGCGGCGAGGAGCCGGTTGGCGTGCTGCGTCTTTGCCTGCCGGTGGAGTTCGGTCGGCGGGTGGTGGCGCCGCACCTGGGGGTGTTTCTGGCGCGCTATCCGGCCATGGAACTGGACATCGACATGAGCGATCGGCTCGATGACTTGCTCGACGGCCGCTACGATCTGTCGATTCGACTAGGCGACCCCTCACCCAACGATGAGTTGGTGTGCCGGCAGCTGGGGCGTTTCCAGCGTTGGCTGGTGGCAAGCCCCGCTTACCTGGCACGGCGGCACAGGCTGGATCACCCCGAGCAACTGCTCGAGCACGCCTGCCTGCGCTTTCGCTATGGCCAGAAGGCGCGCCCGTGGCGCCTGCGGCAGGGGGACCAGGCCCTGGAACTGGCGGTCAGTGGTCCACTGCGCAGTGCCAACGCCGACCTGCTGCGCGAAGCGGCACTGGCCGACAGCGGCATTGCATTGCTGGCAGACTGGCTGGTGCGCGACGACGTCGCCGCAGGCCGCTTGCAGCGCCTGTTCGGTGACTGGCAGATCAGCCCTGGCGCGGCGAATGACAGTATCAACGCCCTGTACTTGCCCAACCATCGCGGCTCAAGGCGCGTGCAAGCCTTCATCGGTTTCTGC
- a CDS encoding cupin has translation MTPDNLLAPLPPCDPGAPEWVDDLLKRPGLRIERIVSSGQCSPPDFWYDQPEGEWIVLLSGSAGLRLEHEAHTRLLVPGDCLDIPAHCRHRVEWTAQGTHTVWLAVFYGATAPWPSN, from the coding sequence ATGACACCCGACAACCTGTTGGCCCCTCTCCCCCCTTGCGACCCTGGCGCGCCGGAGTGGGTCGACGACCTGCTCAAACGCCCCGGCCTGCGCATCGAGCGCATTGTTTCCAGCGGCCAGTGCAGCCCGCCTGACTTCTGGTACGACCAGCCCGAAGGCGAATGGATCGTGCTGCTGAGCGGCAGTGCCGGCCTGCGCCTGGAACACGAAGCTCACACGCGGCTGCTGGTGCCGGGTGATTGCCTGGACATCCCCGCCCACTGCCGCCACCGCGTGGAGTGGACCGCCCAAGGTACCCACACCGTCTGGCTGGCCGTGTTCTACGGCGCCACAGCGCCTTGGCCCAGCAACTGA